The following are encoded together in the Xiphophorus hellerii strain 12219 chromosome 3, Xiphophorus_hellerii-4.1, whole genome shotgun sequence genome:
- the LOC116716978 gene encoding endothelin-2, which produces MCCRIECPGVECGRHRSRGRGACVVTSQRRRGIKFRQQQENKQISSSNSSFSLQRLIRSASAMPTHSSLLLLVTLWASVQDGLGLPVVKQAEPEAVDSVRTHRVRTKRCSCSELLDTECHYFCHLDIIWVNTPSKTTVYGLGGGLLRRKRSAGRCTCARLNDKTCTDFCHFRNEIQSVKKPQLDMLHILRTAANNSKREVDTGRAGGQQSSQAMRDNV; this is translated from the exons ATGTGCTGCAGGATCGAATGCCCAGGGGTCGAATGTGGCCGCCATAGGAGCAGGGGGCGGGGAGCTTGTGTCGTCACATCACAGAGGAGGAGAGGTATAAAGTTCAgacagcagcaggaaaacaagcagatcagcagcagcaacagtaGTTTCTCTCTGCAGAGGCTCATCCGCAGCGCATCAGCCATGCCTACTCACAGCAGCCTTCTCCTTCTGGTCACTCTTTGGGCCTCGGTTCAAGATG GTTTGGGTTTGCCGGTTGTGAAACAGGCAGAACCAGAAGCCGTCGACAGCGTGCGGACTCACCGGGTGAGGACCAAGCGCTGCTCCTGCAGCGAGCTGCTGGACACTGAGTGCCACTACTTCTGTCACCTGGACATCATCTGGGTCAACACACCCAG TAAGACAACGGTTTATGGCCTGGGCGGAGGCTTGCTGCGACGCAAAAGGTCCGCCGGGCGCTGCACCTGTGCCCGGCTCAACGACAAGACCTGCACCGATTTCTGCCATTTCCG TAATGAGATCCAATCTGTGAAGAAGCCTCAGCTTGACATGCTCCACATCTTGAG AACGGCAGCCAATAACTCAAAGCGGGAAGTAGACACAGGGCGCGCAGGCGGACAGCAGTCGTCCCAAGCTATGAGGGACAACGTGTGA
- the hivep3b gene encoding transcription factor HIVEP3, which yields MEAEPSRPANGERSGRQEPQHATAESSLGSCPPQQPQQPPNPRPVHRALGRLQNRQPKRTDLLRLQQQQAAAWQHSETPGTSGASFFPATSSSSSSLTTMSSTQGEHSHGGPSHSSHEALEGVSSPKKGEKKPQKPGKYVCSYCGRPCAKPSVLEKHIRSHTGERPYPCAPCGFSFKTKSNLYKHRKSHAHRIKVGLASSRDEPSLSGPEGSSIGEDPEEHTEGESTESEDETGQRRKSSSKEMLRQQRKGAKERLGGSEESQRPEDSQAVKQRLALRLRKRGPMASPDDPPSSSLSTSSSSLGPGSKGSTESGYFSGSGSTDLSQVSPPSSSAKTYAEIILGKYGRLGGQQRSPHQHQLPTSHSSSSGSEDKSIPFAVPKTQVIEHITKLITINEAVVDTSEIDSVKPRRSSISRKSSMESPKFVIPKDPYTFDPKIEAAGPSGLRHPQNSEADPLSTQELSAVPLLRSHSLPSTTSQVEPLTSGTMSPRSYRLSQSFDEQQAVVAEMRGAQRMLRRQPAIEVPLGAESVLEESIPASSSSSARGTHSGKQPHHPQKSQSIFECRSCGVGFQHSEDYEGHRRICPGPKQEGIDACSPCREDRPPLMHSKFRALAMAVRKRRKEESLEEDPPSPGTVPISGSSEGLIPVPSRPEHSQGLSGVTLHNEPNQQQERGRKGVSVIQHTSSFEKQESISMESQEPDLRENPQPQQPEPKPSPSTSRLIRQPNIQVPEIFVTLELDSDMPSVSPPVKASSSKELEKTEEFQWPQRSQTLSQLPAEKLPPKKKRLRLAEAAQSSGESSFESSSLPRSPSQESNVSSLSASFEDTIRSEPVVWGSGSQSSQMLMVPSASHQHNQSHKEMRRSASEQAPPRPQQTEQISETRSKSFDYGSLSSQQSTSSWKDRRKFLLVKQATLGETEQEMVGNISQSPMPGPSHPNIPYVYPTEVSPHFCLDATGKPNQLMQSQMSSSSHDVLPLQHRGQHFFQRGALSQLLPITTSKTEVLPPEVIHRGFSHSHSGSPIQTHPGQIHLPERLRIPLHHLPPLVPLPSSSRVRSSQPQYFPFPPSLGTHIPPQSSAETRPSISSMSSALTHHSLVTMSYHQQQPVIATCLAQFTPVVSLVVPVRLQTHRPTFASAMYTTLSQILASTRSQESASCTAMIIMAQTERDKLQGSYLKVPSPSIQSLLPLSLSKELSSVSEGDYGSLGPGGSKRMLSPAASLELSTEAKRHQKRVKEEEEEQQKSVEEEEDVEPKVSQEEESKNLGRTLDDREKRQPNRIEGTSVKLEEVQEQLLWKNNREEGERKEKSTEKTNPKKEEVPTPVVGVEKPSPPSYPSLHTSTSVNWCYLKYVKPNPSAERDPCTSVYSTWSVSAHNPNLPGISTKVALSLLCSKQKHSSETYTMATASAPARGEPVSESSTTPQISEVQDTPRCTLPEMKDEETHEKENIKETREEEGPSTSKQGEASLVRIFEGGYRSNEEYVYVRGRGRGKYICGECGIRCKKPSMLKKHIRTHTDVRPYICKHCNFAFKTKGNLTKHMKSKAHGKKSQAVGVSETSLDEPESEETGSDERVLGSEEQLGEHQFSDVEESDDEDDNDDDEEEEEDEEEEESTSHEDPPSSCSSDTHPSMGGRSSCAKRSQQCSPDPEPGPGPEPAPRGVWPSRRAASPGRRRALFSRQGWKGSPRAFSPSSESCSPSRSLSPRLELSSPIRNLSPRTELSSPGRHISPSPERRPSPVRAHSPLRPISPSCYRPSQVPTSPSPLGALHRTPGYLPWESPGTKGGLVKPEKSGAAGERPALSEASLFSPAFRLSTCEAYPGLQATDNIFSHLPMHSQQAKVPCLMIPIGGIQMVQARPRSHPTTPSSPTSPPLEGPSLSRFESYWGGTPRTQGLRTPGDTGWEHQAAGASHHALSTELTFSKLKLETTDSKQYGSSHSSVRPHGSATETREGGARDSQTGASSLGIVAPVAYRAIGIAPERDDPASSCDSVEGDGQEDSATTEQST from the exons ATGGAGGCTGAGCCCAGCCGTCCGGCCAATGGGGAGCGCTCTGGAAGGCAAGAGCCGCAGCATGCAACAGCTGAGTCTTCATTAGGGTCTTGTCCACCTCAGCAACCCCAGCAGCCTCCCAATCCTCGTCCTGTACATAGAGCTTTGGGGCGCTTACAAAATCGTCAACCCAAACGGACCGACCTGCTTCGgttacagcagcagcaagcagCAGCATGGCAGCATTCAGAAACCCCTGGTACCTCTGGAGCCAGTTTTTTCCCTGCaacttcctcctcatcctcatccctCACCACTATGTCCTCCACCCAGGGTGAGCATAGTCACGGGGGGCCATCTCACTCCAGTCACGAGGCTCTAGAAGGTGTCAGCTCTCCCAAAAAGGGGGAGAAGAAACCTCAAAAGCCAGGGAAATATGTGTGTTCGTATTGTGGTCGTCCATGTGCCAAGCCAAGTGTTCTTGAGAAACACATTCGCTCCCACACAGGAGAAAGACCCTATCCTTGTGCTCCGTGTGGCTTTTCGTTCAAGACCAAGAGCAATTTGTACAAACACCGCAAATCCCACGCCCATCGCATTAAAGTAGGTCTGGCCTCCAGCCGAGATGAGCCCAGTTTGAGTGGACCAGAGGGTAGCAGTATTGGAGAAGACCCTGAAGAGCACACAGAGGGAGAAAGCACTGAATCCGAAGATGAGACTGGCCAGCGCAGAAAATCTTCTTCTAAAGAGATGCTTCGACAGCAGAGGAAAGGGGCTAAAGAGCGGCTTGGAGGCTCTGAGGAGAGCCAAAGGCCTGAGGATTCTCAGGCTGTCAAGCAAAGACTGGCATTGAGACTTAGGAAACGGGGCCCCATGGCTTCACCAGATGaccctccctcctcttccctctccacatcatcttcatcattaGGCCCGGGTAGTAAGGGCAGCACAGAGTCTGGCTACTTTTCTGGATCAGGCAGTACCGACCTGTCCCAAGTCAGCCCTCCAAGTTCCAGTGCCAAAACCTATGCAGAAATTATTCTAGGGAAGTATGGAAGACTTGGAGGACAGCAGCGCAGTCCCCACCAGCACCAGCTTCCTACTTCACATTCCTCATCATCAGGAAGTGAGGACAAAAGCATTCCCTTTGCTGTACCCAAAACTCAAGTTATTGAACACATTACCAAGCTCATTACTATTAATGAAGCAGTAGTAGACACCAGTGAGATTGACAGTGTAAAGCCTAGACGCTCCTCCATCTCCAGGAAAAGTAGTATGGAGTCACCCAAATTTGTTATCCCTAAAGATCCCTACACATTTGACCCAAAAATAGAAGCTGCAGGTCCCAGCGGTTTGAGGCACCCCCAAAACTCTGAGGCGGATCCATTGAGTACACAGGAACTTTCAGCAGTGCCTCTTCTTAGAAGCCACTCATTGCCATCAACTACAAGCCAAGTAGAGCCCCTCACTTCGGGCACCATGTCTCCAAGAAGTTACCGCCTTAGCCAGTCATTTGATGAGCAGCAAGCAGTGGTTGCAGAGATGAGAGGTGCACAACGTATGCTCAGACGCCAGCCTGCCATAGAGGTACCCTTGGGTGCTGAGTCGGTGTTGGAGGAGAGCATCCCTGCATCCTCATCTTCCTCAGCCAGAGGAACCCATTCAGGCAAGCaaccacatcatccgcaaaagAGTCAAAGCATTTTCGAATGTAGATCTTGTGGTGTTGGCTTTCAGCACAGTGAGGACTATGAGGGTCACAGAAGAATATGTCCAGGACCAAAACAAGAGGGCATTGATGCATGTAGCCCATGCAGAGAGGATCGTCCCCCACTGATGCACTCCAAGTTCCGAGCACTGGCCATGgctgtgaggaagaggaggaaagaggAGAGCCTAGAGGAGGACCCCCCCAGTCCTGGAACTGTACCCATATCAGGCAGCTCTGAAGGTCTCATTCCAGTGCCAAGCAGACCAGAGCACAGCCAAGGCCTCTCAG GTGTTACTTTACATAATGAGCCAAACCAACAGCAGGAACGGGGCAGGAAGGGTGtttctgtcatccaacacacaagttcttttgaaaaacaagaaagtatATCGATGGAAAGCCAGGAGCCAGACCTCAGAGAAAATCCGCAGCCACAACAACCTGAGCCAAAACCCTCTCCCTCCACATCCCGCCTCATCCGTCAGCCAAACATCCAAGTGCCGGAGATATTTGTTACTTTGGAGCTTGATTCCGACATGCCATCTGTTTCACCCCCAGTGAAAGCATCTTCATCCAAG GAACTCGAGAAAACAGAGGAGTTCCAGTGGCCCCAGCGGAGCCAGACTCTGTCTCAACTACCTGCAGAAAAGCTGCCACCAAAGAAGAAAAGACTCCGCTTAGCAGAAGCAGCTCAGTCTTCTGGGGAGTCCAGCTTTGAGTCTTCATCTCTTCCACGCAGCCCTAGTCAAGAAAGCAATGTCTCAAGCCTCTCTGCTTCCTTTGAGGACACAATACGTTCAGAGCCAGTTGTCTGGGGTTCTGGCAGTCAAAGCTCCCAGATGCTGATGGTCCCATCTGCTTCTCACCAACACAACCAAAGCCACAAGGAGATGAGGCGTTCAGCCTCAGAGCAGGCCCCTCCTAGGCCCCAACAAACTGAACAGATCTCAGAGACAAGAAGTAAATCCTTTGATTACGGATCTCTTTCCTCTCAGCAGTCTACATCCTCCTGGAAAGACAGGAGAAAGTTTCTTCTTGTAAAACAGGCCACTTTAGGTGAAACAGAGCAGGAGATGGTGGGTAACATTAGTCAAAGCCCAATGCCTGGTCCTTCTCACCCCAACATTCCTTATGTCTACCCTACTGAAGTCAGTCCCCACTTCTGTCTGGATGCCACAGGGAAGCCCAATCAGTTAATGCAGTCTCAAATGTCCTCATCCTCTCACGATGTGCTCCCTTTGCAACACAGAGGACAACACTTTTTTCAAAGAGGTGCACTTTCACAACTACTCCCCATAACTACATCCAAAACTGAGGTTCTGCCCCCTGAAGTCATTCACAGAGGCTTCTCACATTCACACTCTGGATCTCCTATACAGACCCACCCAGGACAGATCCACTTGCCAGAACGGTTGAGAATACCACTACATCATCTCCCACCCCTTGTTCCTCTCCCTAGCTCCTCAAGGGTTAGAAGTAGTCAGCCTCAGTACTTTCCTTTTCCGCCAAGTCTTGGCACACACATTCCTCCTCAGTCCTCTGCAGAGACCAGGCCATCCATCTCGTCCATGTCATCAGCTCTGACCCATCACTCTCTTGTAACCATGTCATACCACCAACAACAGCCAGTCATTGCCACATGCCTGGCACAGTTTACACCAGTGGTATCACTTGTAGTGCCAGTGCGCCTCCAAACTCATAGACCTACCTTTGCCAGTGCCATGTATACCACACTCTCCCAGATTCTGGCTTCCACTCGCTCACAGGAATCAGCTTCTTGCACAGCTATGATCATCATGGCCCAAACAGAACGGGACAAGCTGCAAGGATCCTATCTGAAAGTTCCATCTCCATCCATCCAGAGCCTTCTCCCTCTGTCCCTCTCGAAAGAGCTGTCCTCAGTGTCTGAGGGTGACTATGGTTCTCTGGGACCTGGAGGAAGCAAACGCATGCTTTCACCTGCCGCTAGTCTAGAGCTCAGCACTGAGGCTAAGCGTCACCAGAAAAGAGtaaaagaagaggaggaggagcaacAGAAGAGTGttgaagaggaagaagatgtAGAACCCAAGGTAagccaagaagaagaaagcaaaaactTAGGGAGGACGCTAGATGACAGAGAGAAACGGCAACCAAATAGAATAGAAGGCACAAGTGTCAAATTAGAAGAGGTGCAGGAACAACTCCTATGGAAAAATAACAGAGAAGAAGGGGAAAGAAAGGAGAAATCAACTGAGAAGACAAATCCAAAAAAGGAAGAGGTCCCAACTCCAGTAGTGGGGGTTGAGAAGCCAAGCCCCCCTTCATACCCCAGCCTACACACTTCCACCTCAGTAAACTGGTGCTACCTGAAGTATGTCAAACCCAACCCGTCTGCTGAGAGAGACCCCTGTACCTCAGTTTATTCTACATGGAGTGTCAGCGCACACAACCCCAATCTGCCAGGCATCAGCACTAAGGTGGCTCTGTCTCTGCTGTGCTCTAAACAGAAGCACAGCTCCGAGACATACACCATGGCCACTGCTTCGGCACCAGCCAGAGGTGAACCGGTCTCTGAAAGCAGCACAACTCCACAAATTTCAGag GTACAAGACACCCCACGCTGCACCCTGCCTGAGATGAAGGATGAGGAGACGCACGAGAAGGAGAACATCAAAGAGACGAGGGAAGAGGAGGGTCCTTCCACCTCCAAGCAAGGCGAAGCTAGTTTGGTCCGAATCTTTGAAGGAGG CTACAGGTCCAATGAGGAGTACGTCTATGTGCGAGGCCGCGGTCGGGGAAAGTACATATGTGGAGAGTGTGGCATTCGCTGCAAGAAGCCCAGCATGCTGAAAAAGCATATCAGAACGCACACCGATGTCCGCCCTTACATCTGTAAACACTGCAACTTTGCCTTCAAAACCAAAG GAAACCTTACCAAACACATGAAGTCAAAGGCTCATGGGAAAAAATCCCAGGCAGTGGGAGTGTCTGAGACGTCTCTGGACGAGCCAGAGAGTGAGGAAACAG GCAGTGACGAGCGCGTTCTCGGCTCAGAGGAGCAGCTGGGGGAGCATCAGTTCTCCGATGTGGAGGAGTCTGACGATGAGGATGACAacgatgatgatgaagaggaggaggaggatgaggaggaggaagagtctACGTCCCATGAAGACCCACCGTCCTCCTGTTCATCAGACACTCATCCATCGATGGGAGGGCGCTCCAGCTGCGCAAAGCGCTCGCAGCAGTGCAGCCCCGATCCAGAGCCCGGTCCCGGTCCGGAGCCCGCCCCGAGGGGAGTCTGGCCCAGTAGACGGGCGGCCTCCCCGGGCAGGAGGAGGGCGCTGTTCTCGAGGCAAGGTTGGAAGGGCTCTCCAAGGGCCTTCTCCCCCAGCAGCGAGAGCTGCTCCCCCAGCCGCAGCCTCTCCCCCCGCCTGGAGCTGTCCTCACCGATCCGCAACCTTTCCCCGAGGACCGAGTTATCCTCGCCTGGCAGACACATCTCGCCCTCCCCTGAGAGGAGGCCGTCTCCCGTCAGAGCACATTCTCCTCTTCGTCCCATTTCACCCAGCTGCTACCGGCCGTCTCAAGTTCCAACCTCTCCATCACCACTGGGGGCGCTGCACAGAACCCCCGGATACCTGCCCTGGGAGAGCCCAGGCACGAAGGGAGGTCTTGTTAAGCCA GAGAAAAGTGGCGCTGCAGGAGAAAGGCCAGCATTATCAGAAGCGAGTTTGTTCTCACCGGCTTTCCGTCTCTCCACCTGCGAGGCTTATCCCGGCCTCCAAGCAACAGACAACATCTTCAGCCATCTGCCCATGCACTCCCAGCAAGCAAAGGTCCCTTGCCTGATGATACCCATCGGTGGGATCCAAATGGTACAGGCCAGACCGAGGTCCCACCCGACTACTCCCTCATCTCCAACGTCTCCCCCGCTGGAGGGGCCATCGCTGTCCCGATTTGAATCATACTGGGGCGGGACCCCCAGGACTCAAGGGCTAAGGACTCCTGGAGACACCGGGTGGGAGCACCAGGCAGCAGGAGCCAGCCACCACGCTCTTAGCACAGAACTTACTTTTTCCAAACTCAAGTTGGAGACCACAGACTCAAAGCAATATGGCAGCTCGCACAGCTCCGTCCGCCCCCACGGGTCTGCCACAGAGACCAGGGAAGGTGGCGCTAGAGACAGTCAAACTGGAGCGTCAAGCCTCGGAATAGTAGCCCCAGTAGCTTATCGTGCCATAGGAATCGCACCAGAGCGGGACGATCCGGCGTCAAGTTGTGATTCGGTGGAGGGAGACGGTCAAGAAGACTCGGCCACGACAGAACAGAGCACTTAA